A single window of Terriglobia bacterium DNA harbors:
- a CDS encoding sigma-54 dependent transcriptional regulator, giving the protein MNAEMTSTGRILIVDDDSASLSSLGEAMTREGYRVTLAGSGEEAARLAHEQEFDVVITDLRMRKIDGLQVLRTFKALRPETVLIVMTGFASMETVVDAMSAGAYDYISKPFRLEQMRLKVRQSLQYAKLLHENKDLREKAQNRDLQGEIIGSSPAMVEVFKTIAKVAPSDATVLIQGESGTGKELVARSIHRLGHRKEKPFQAVNCASVAETLLESELFGHVKGSFTGATASKPGIFEVADRGTVFLDEIGDTTPAMQSKLLRVLESGEIMPVGSTTAAHVDVRIIAATHRDLTDLVERKEFREDLYYRLKVVTIELPALRNRMSDLPLLFDFFLKKYSARQGKTLAVHPEVLSYLEGYSWPGNVRQLENVVERAVALNTSGVFALEDLPEEIQVSKTKPPQAREGAWPTLAEMEDRYIQEVIEATNGNISRAAEILGIDRRTLYRRIERTIEP; this is encoded by the coding sequence GTGAACGCCGAGATGACCTCGACCGGCAGGATCTTGATCGTCGATGATGATTCCGCCTCGCTCTCCTCCCTGGGCGAAGCGATGACCAGGGAAGGATACCGGGTCACCCTCGCCGGCAGCGGCGAGGAAGCAGCCCGTCTTGCTCATGAGCAGGAATTCGATGTCGTCATCACGGATTTGCGCATGCGCAAAATCGACGGGCTGCAGGTGCTGCGCACTTTCAAGGCGCTTCGGCCCGAGACGGTGCTCATCGTGATGACCGGCTTTGCTTCGATGGAGACCGTAGTCGACGCGATGTCGGCCGGCGCCTATGATTACATCTCCAAGCCCTTCCGTCTGGAGCAGATGCGCCTGAAGGTGCGCCAGTCTCTGCAGTACGCGAAATTGCTCCATGAGAACAAGGACCTGCGGGAGAAGGCACAAAACCGCGACCTGCAAGGGGAAATCATTGGATCGAGCCCCGCGATGGTCGAGGTGTTCAAAACGATCGCCAAGGTCGCGCCCAGCGATGCGACCGTTCTGATCCAGGGGGAAAGCGGGACGGGAAAGGAACTCGTGGCGCGTTCGATCCATCGGCTGGGCCACCGGAAGGAGAAGCCGTTCCAGGCCGTCAACTGCGCCTCGGTAGCCGAGACTCTTCTCGAGAGCGAACTGTTCGGTCACGTCAAAGGCTCGTTCACGGGTGCGACCGCTTCCAAGCCGGGCATCTTTGAAGTCGCCGACCGCGGCACGGTGTTTCTCGACGAGATCGGGGACACAACTCCGGCGATGCAATCGAAGCTTCTGCGGGTGCTGGAGTCGGGAGAAATCATGCCCGTGGGCAGCACCACAGCAGCTCATGTGGATGTGCGCATCATCGCGGCCACCCATCGCGATTTGACGGACCTGGTGGAACGGAAAGAGTTCCGCGAGGATCTCTACTATCGGCTCAAGGTCGTCACCATCGAACTGCCGGCTTTGCGCAACCGGATGTCCGACCTGCCGCTGTTGTTTGATTTCTTCCTGAAGAAGTACTCCGCGCGGCAGGGCAAAACCCTGGCGGTTCATCCGGAGGTGCTGTCATATCTGGAAGGCTATTCGTGGCCCGGAAACGTCAGGCAGCTGGAAAACGTGGTGGAGCGCGCCGTGGCGCTCAACACCTCGGGAGTATTTGCGCTCGAGGATCTCCCGGAAGAGATCCAGGTCTCGAAGACGAAGCCGCCCCAGGCACGGGAGGGGGCCTGGCCGACGCTGGCCGAAATGGAGGACCGTTACATCCAGGAAGTGATCGAAGCCACCAACGGCAACATCTCCCGCGCCGCCGAGATCCTCGGCATCGACAGACGCACCCTCTATCGCCGCATCGAGCGCACCATCGAGCCCTGA
- a CDS encoding HAD-IA family hydrolase, which yields MTDVADVVFFDAAGTLFKVKGSVGEVYSRIAGNYGVTAAPAAVEAAFRAAFHAKSLQGLSPGQNGIRAEKAWWMDIVRQVFASRMSPEVLSEYFEELFAAFRSARAWTLYDDTRTCLERLRSRGYRLAVISNFDSRLFDILANLEIDSFFEQVVLSWHVAAAKPDPAIFRGALDAMNAAAPRALHVGDSLHEDVAGAIAAGMPVALLDRDGRHHNWSAGPRLENLHELLKLLRRE from the coding sequence ATGACGGATGTTGCGGACGTTGTTTTTTTTGATGCGGCGGGAACTTTGTTCAAGGTGAAGGGTTCTGTGGGGGAGGTCTACAGCCGCATCGCCGGAAATTATGGGGTCACTGCCGCCCCGGCAGCAGTAGAAGCGGCCTTCCGGGCAGCTTTCCACGCCAAGTCCCTCCAGGGTCTCTCACCAGGACAAAACGGCATTCGGGCTGAAAAAGCATGGTGGATGGATATTGTGCGCCAGGTCTTTGCCAGCCGGATGTCTCCGGAAGTTCTGAGTGAATACTTCGAGGAACTTTTCGCGGCCTTCAGGAGTGCGCGCGCATGGACGCTCTATGATGACACGCGCACGTGCCTGGAGCGGCTGCGCTCGCGAGGCTATCGACTGGCAGTGATTTCCAATTTTGATTCGCGCCTCTTCGATATCCTGGCCAACCTCGAGATCGATTCCTTTTTCGAGCAGGTGGTGCTTTCATGGCATGTGGCTGCGGCCAAGCCTGATCCGGCCATCTTCCGCGGGGCGCTGGATGCCATGAATGCAGCCGCTCCCAGGGCTCTGCACGTGGGTGACTCCCTGCACGAGGATGTTGCTGGTGCAATAGCTGCCGGGATGCCGGTGGCTCTTCTCGATCGCGACGGAAGACACCACAACTGGAGTGCAGGACCCCGCCTGGAGAACCTGCACGAACTCTTGAAACTTCTTCGCCGGGAATAA
- a CDS encoding HAMP domain-containing protein yields MKRIQEKTRNLFDIHSISFRLYLIIIPTTILAIMLISYVDNRVTTSMLDQDVKNKTTTIAGQLADDLARLDPATSPELLHIWLGQIVETNFYISRIDVFRLAGDTLTRIVTTSNSITQPISVDEMNSVRRAIPLEFTQFQDRERVWKEIVPFANRTRTVIGCVSVVSSLSESDLVAKVHDQINLYLIPSSIAVLVLLLHFLFTRVLTGRIWRLGHAMAQARQGDLAKRAPVDRHDELGAIAQLFNETMGEIERASRERDQLLEEQKNFNAQLQAKVREATQELSSANIQLGQVNQDLLETQRRLTRYERMAIAGQMAAAFAHEVGSPLSAISTHLELMAEESSCSGEARHRIQLVQQQIGRITGFVEELLSETRAAVKAHGRVQLNSILRQLLLFLGQHFERHQILIETQLEPSLPEIEADAQQLQQVFLNLLNNAADALPHGGTVRVETRVETDERGRELAAVSVSDNGVGIAPEEQQRIFEPFFSTKDFRRGTGLGLSIAARIVRQHGGTISLESTPGVGTTFTIRFPSLTANEIIPEEVSTT; encoded by the coding sequence GCGTCACTACGAGCATGCTGGATCAGGACGTCAAAAACAAAACAACCACCATCGCCGGCCAGTTGGCCGACGATCTGGCCAGGCTGGATCCCGCTACCAGTCCCGAATTGCTGCACATCTGGCTTGGGCAGATAGTCGAAACCAACTTTTATATCTCGCGGATCGACGTCTTCCGCCTGGCCGGCGACACCCTCACTCGCATTGTGACGACGTCGAATTCCATCACTCAACCGATAAGCGTCGACGAAATGAATTCGGTCCGCCGGGCAATTCCGCTCGAGTTTACACAGTTTCAGGACCGGGAACGAGTCTGGAAGGAGATTGTTCCGTTCGCCAACAGGACCCGCACGGTCATCGGCTGCGTGAGCGTGGTCAGCTCGTTGAGTGAGTCGGATCTGGTGGCCAAGGTTCATGACCAGATCAATTTATACCTGATTCCCAGTTCGATCGCCGTGTTGGTGCTGCTGCTTCATTTCCTTTTCACCCGCGTCCTGACGGGGCGTATCTGGAGGCTGGGGCACGCCATGGCGCAGGCAAGGCAGGGCGATCTGGCCAAGCGCGCCCCCGTGGACCGGCACGACGAGCTCGGCGCCATCGCCCAGCTCTTCAACGAAACCATGGGCGAGATCGAACGGGCCTCACGGGAGCGGGACCAATTGCTCGAGGAGCAAAAGAATTTCAACGCGCAACTGCAGGCAAAGGTGCGCGAGGCGACGCAGGAGCTGTCCTCGGCCAACATTCAGTTGGGCCAGGTCAACCAGGATCTGCTCGAGACACAGCGCCGCCTGACCCGCTACGAGCGCATGGCGATCGCGGGCCAGATGGCCGCCGCGTTCGCCCACGAGGTCGGCTCGCCTTTGAGCGCCATTTCCACTCACCTGGAGTTGATGGCCGAGGAATCCAGCTGCAGCGGGGAGGCGCGACACCGCATTCAGCTTGTTCAGCAGCAGATCGGCCGCATCACAGGATTCGTCGAGGAGCTGCTTTCGGAAACGCGTGCGGCCGTCAAGGCTCACGGCAGGGTCCAGCTTAACAGCATCCTCAGGCAACTCCTGCTCTTCCTGGGTCAGCATTTCGAACGCCATCAGATCCTTATCGAAACGCAGCTCGAACCCTCCCTGCCCGAGATCGAGGCCGACGCGCAGCAGCTTCAGCAGGTTTTCCTCAACCTGCTCAACAATGCTGCCGATGCGCTGCCGCACGGCGGCACCGTGAGAGTTGAAACCAGGGTGGAGACCGACGAGCGGGGCCGGGAACTGGCTGCTGTTTCCGTTTCAGATAATGGGGTGGGAATCGCCCCCGAAGAGCAGCAGCGGATTTTCGAACCGTTCTTTTCCACCAAGGACTTTCGGCGCGGCACGGGCCTCGGCCTCAGCATCGCTGCCCGTATCGTGCGCCAGCACGGAGGTACAATCTCGCTGGAGAGCACACCGGGTGTGGGCACGACCTTCACGATTCGCTTCCCGTCCTTGACGGCCAATGAAATTATCCCTGAAGAGGTGAGCACGACGTGA
- a CDS encoding tetratricopeptide repeat protein, whose amino-acid sequence MEEKEYLAIAQDLFKEAYEYQMEGEFETAIELYRRSILAFPTAEAHTFLAWTYSEQGKLDDAIAECKNAIQIDPDFGNPYNDIGAYLIEKSEHEEAIPWLQKAIRAKRYENPHDAHCNLGRSYIALEMFNKAREEFEAACKLKPDHEPAREGLLFLKMLIQ is encoded by the coding sequence ATGGAAGAGAAGGAATACCTCGCCATCGCTCAGGATCTTTTCAAAGAAGCTTATGAGTATCAGATGGAGGGAGAGTTCGAAACCGCAATTGAGCTTTATCGGCGTTCCATCCTGGCTTTCCCCACGGCTGAAGCCCACACCTTTCTGGCGTGGACCTACAGCGAACAGGGAAAGCTGGACGACGCCATCGCCGAGTGCAAGAACGCAATCCAGATCGATCCCGACTTCGGCAATCCATACAACGACATCGGCGCTTATCTGATCGAAAAGTCGGAGCACGAGGAGGCCATCCCGTGGCTGCAAAAGGCGATTCGGGCCAAGCGCTACGAAAACCCGCATGACGCCCACTGCAACCTGGGCCGCAGCTACATCGCCCTGGAGATGTTCAACAAGGCGCGGGAAGAATTCGAGGCGGCCTGCAAACTGAAACCGGACCATGAGCCGGCACGCGAAGGGCTGCTGTTTCTCAAAATGCTCATCCAATAA
- a CDS encoding DegQ family serine endoprotease, translating into MFTVRKIFQGKKIVQPGFGRGFGLGLAMVLLILGGALGFRAAYEMGASSSASGAAVTSANNPVELSKGFEGVAKEVEGAVVNINTEQIIHNASSAMSDPFQQFFGGQDPFGFFNRQMPRDLKQKSLGSGFVVDSNGYILTNHHVVEHASSIKVKLDDGRVLGAKVVGTDPQTDIAVLKINGSGFSTLKLGNSDQIQVGDWVLAFGSPFGLQKTMTAGIISAKGRVIGAGPYDNFLQTDAAINPGNSGGPLVNLNGEVVGINTMIASDNGGFQGIGFAIPVSMATKVYSQIVKNGKVTRGYLGVTIQSMTPELAKSFNLSPDKGALVAEVVNNGPAAKAGVRPGDVILEYNGKQIHSSNDLSLAVAETKVGDSASLKLLRDGKEMSLEVMVGERPADVAESFPASSAQEHGKLGVTVENITPEAARQMHLSSTTGALVTEVRPGSPAEEAGLQAGDVIRGINQMTVNNASELVAATRNLKSGDTVRLRLVRNGQSLFLAFELS; encoded by the coding sequence ATGTTTACTGTGAGAAAGATCTTCCAGGGCAAGAAGATTGTCCAGCCCGGATTTGGGCGCGGGTTTGGCTTGGGTCTGGCAATGGTTTTGCTGATTCTGGGCGGGGCTCTGGGCTTCCGTGCGGCCTACGAAATGGGCGCGTCCAGTTCCGCCTCGGGGGCTGCGGTCACGAGTGCCAACAATCCCGTAGAGCTGAGCAAGGGCTTTGAAGGGGTGGCCAAAGAAGTCGAAGGCGCTGTGGTCAATATTAACACCGAGCAGATCATCCACAACGCCAGCTCGGCGATGAGCGATCCATTCCAGCAGTTTTTCGGCGGCCAGGATCCGTTCGGCTTCTTCAACAGGCAGATGCCACGTGACTTGAAGCAGAAGAGCCTGGGCTCGGGTTTCGTGGTTGATTCCAATGGGTACATCCTGACGAACCACCACGTGGTGGAGCATGCATCCTCGATCAAGGTCAAGCTGGACGACGGCCGGGTGCTGGGTGCGAAAGTGGTGGGAACCGATCCTCAGACGGATATCGCAGTGCTGAAAATAAATGGATCGGGCTTTTCGACGCTGAAACTTGGCAACTCCGACCAGATTCAAGTCGGAGACTGGGTGCTGGCTTTCGGCAGCCCGTTCGGCCTGCAGAAGACCATGACTGCGGGAATCATCAGTGCCAAGGGGCGCGTGATCGGCGCCGGTCCGTATGACAACTTCCTGCAGACGGATGCGGCCATCAATCCCGGCAACAGCGGCGGTCCGCTGGTGAACCTCAATGGCGAGGTGGTCGGCATCAACACTATGATTGCCAGCGACAACGGAGGATTCCAGGGCATCGGGTTTGCCATCCCCGTATCCATGGCAACCAAGGTTTACAGCCAGATCGTAAAGAACGGCAAGGTCACGCGCGGCTATCTCGGAGTCACCATTCAAAGCATGACCCCGGAGCTGGCCAAAAGCTTCAACCTGAGCCCGGACAAGGGCGCTCTGGTGGCGGAAGTAGTAAATAACGGACCTGCGGCCAAAGCCGGCGTGCGGCCCGGGGACGTGATTCTGGAGTACAACGGCAAGCAGATACACAGCTCCAACGATCTGTCACTCGCGGTCGCGGAAACCAAAGTCGGCGATTCCGCCAGCCTGAAGCTTCTTCGCGACGGCAAGGAAATGTCCCTCGAAGTGATGGTTGGGGAGAGACCCGCGGACGTTGCCGAGAGCTTTCCTGCCTCCAGTGCCCAGGAGCACGGCAAGCTGGGGGTTACGGTGGAGAACATCACTCCTGAGGCGGCCCGACAGATGCATCTTTCCTCCACTACAGGAGCTCTCGTGACCGAGGTGCGGCCCGGCAGCCCGGCAGAGGAAGCCGGCCTGCAAGCCGGCGACGTGATTCGGGGCATCAACCAGATGACCGTAAACAATGCGTCCGAGCTCGTGGCGGCAACTCGGAATCTGAAGAGCGGAGATACCGTCAGATTGAGGCTGGTACGCAACGGCCAGAGCCTGTTCCTGGCCTTCGAATTATCCTGA